The Chrysemys picta bellii isolate R12L10 chromosome 10, ASM1138683v2, whole genome shotgun sequence genome segment gaggagggttggaagTCACCCTCACAAAGACAAATATGATGGGGAGTGGTGAGGATCAAGACAGTGGTGGGGTTCGGATGTTCCCTGGAAACCAACATATCCTGGAGTTACCACCCACGTTCCTAGAAACAGCTTAGGATTCCAGTTCTGGGTTTTATCCTAGGTACCAAGCGGCTACAGGCACAGTTAGAGAGAGGCAGAATTTGGAAGAAGCCTCAACCTGCATCCAATTAGTGGGTGAAATGCTGCCATAACTGAGGTCACAAATGCCAGGACATAGATGGCTAACTACCAGCTTTGTGCATATAAACGTCACATCATTAGACATCGAAATTCCAGCATCTGTGCCTAAAATTAACTGCAGACTCAATTATGTgtgcccccccccaataaataaataatgaaagccATGTTAAAAAACCTGGCACCTAGTGCTAATGGAAAAGTAGAGCTGAGAAAGCCAGTCTCATCGCTGCCCCAGAAGCTGCTGCAGTGTGACAAATGCCCTTAAACATTATTTTGTCTCGCTTttgtgttttttggttttgtttggtttttttgcaggtGAGCCCACTGACCAGACAAGGGTGCTgagagggacagacagacagatgcacGGAGAGGCAGATGGAGAAGAAGCCCGGTGCCAACCTGGAGATGGgcagcaaaaagaaaacaaggagagGCACTGTAGAAAGTGAAAGAAAAGCCTGTCTCTAAACCAGAGAGAGTCCCCTTCCAAGTACCTACCCAGCCCCGCCTGACTTCAGCGGAAGCCCGACAAAATGCCAGAAGGGCCAATGACATAGGATCGCCCCCCATAAGCCTGTGGTGGTGGCATCCCGTGGGTGGTCACTGGGCAGCTTGGACAACGAGGTTCTCCTTTTCCTTTGGACACTTCCCACTGGATCCAAACcatgaggagaagggagagaaaagcaAAGGTGCCCAAGGAACATTAACCCAAGGCTTCCCTGCTCTCCGACTCAGCACCCCTCCCCGCTTCCAGCAGATAAGGGAACTCCTTCTCCGCGTTGCCCTTCCAGATGGCAGGTCGTCGGTGGGCAGTGACGTCagcactgtgtgtgtgcgtggcGGCCGTCTCTCTGCTGCACGCTGGCGGGGTGCGGGCAGACTGCTGGCTGATCGAGGGCGACAAGGGCTTTGTTTGGCTGGCTATATGCAGCCAGAATCAGCCCCCCTATGAGTCCATCCCTCAGCAAATCAACAGCACCATTGTGGATTTGCGACTGAACGACAACAAGATCAAAAGCGTGCAGTACTCCTCACTCAGCCGCTTCGGTAACCTGACATACCTCAACTTGACGAAGAACGAAATCTCCTACATCGAGGATGGTGCCTTCTCAGGACAGTTTAATCTCCAGGTGCTGCAGCTTGGCTACAACCGCCTGAGGAACCTGACCGAGGGAATCCTCCGGGGCCTAGGAAAGCTGGAGTACCTCTACCTCCAGGCTAACCTCATTGAGGCAGTCACCCCCAATGCCTTCTGGGAGTGCCCCAACATAGTGAACATTGACTTGTCCATGAACAGAATCCAGAGACTGGACAGCAACACCTTTAGGGGCCTGAACAAACTCTCAGTCTGTGAACTCTACAGCAACCCCTTCTATTGCTCCTGTGAACTCCTAGGCTTCCTGCAGTGGCTGGAAGGCTTCACCAACATGACGCGCACCTATGACCGCATGCAGTGCGACTCCCCGCCAGACTACACTGGCTACTTCTTGCTAGGCCAAGGCCGGACCGGTTACCGCAATGCTCTGGGCATGCTCTCCACCCTCTGCACTGGTAGCTCCTACACCATGATACCTCGCTTTATCCCACCCAGATACCAAGTGACCACAGCTCCGTCAGAAAGCCCATGCTCTGATGAAGAGTGTTTCTCCGGGGATGGCACGACACCCCAGGTCTCCCTCCACACGCCCGTGGGTGACACGGAGATGCGCCCCAACATCCGAGTGAAGCATCTCACCCACAACTCGGCCACGCTGACGGTGCAGATCCCGTATCCGTTCAGCAAGATGTACATCCTGGCGCAGTACGAGAATGGCTTCTCTTCCATCGTCACCAAGCTGAAGAAACAGAAGGAGGACATTGAGCTGACTAACCTTGTAGCACAAAGAGACTACACCTACTGTGTGGTCTCCCTCCACCACGTCTTAAGGTACAACCACACTTGCCTCACCCTCTCCCCAAACAAAATGAGCCGGGAGGACCCAGTGCCCACTCCCTCCACTGCCACCCACTATATCATGACCATCCTGGGCTGCCTGTTCGGCATGGTAATTGTTCTGGGGGTGGTGTACTATTGCCTCCGTAAGAGGCGTCAGCAGGAGGAGAAGCACAAGAAGGCAGCTGGCAGCATGAAGAAGACCATCATCGAGCTAAAGTATGGGCCAGAGATAGAAACAACCAGTATCACCCAGCTGTCCCAGGGGCAGATGCTGGGTGTGGAGACAGTGACCCGCATCCCCTACTTGCCCTCTGCTGGGGAGGTCGAGCAGTACAAGTTGATAGACAGCAGCGAGACCCCCAAGGCCACCAAGGGCAACTACATGGAAGTGCGGACAGGAGAGCAGCCCGAGCGACGAGAGTGTGAGCTGTCCATGCCGCCTGACAGCCAGAGCTCCGTGGCTGAGATCTCCACCATCACGAAGGAGGTGGACAAGGTGAACCAGATTATCAACAACTGCATTGATGCCTTGAAATCAGAGTCTACCTCCTTCCAGGGGGTGAAATCGGGGGCGATTTCCACCGCTGAACCTCAGCTGGTACTCTTATCGGAACAGATCTCTGGCAAACATGGCTTCCTGTCCCCTGTGTACAAGGAAAGTTACAGCCACCCGCTGCAGAGACATCACAGCATGGAGGCACCTCCCAAACGCTCCAGCACTTCTTCCAGCGGCTCCATACGGAGCCCCAGATCCTTCCGCTCTGAGGGCTCGGGCCACAAGTCAGAAGCCAAGTACATTGAGAAGACATCCCCAACCGCAGACACCATCCTCACTGTGACACCGGCGGCGGCCATTCTGCGAGCAGAGGCAGAGAAGATCCGACAGTACAGCGAACATCGGCACTCTTACCCGGGCTCACACCAGGGGGAGCAGCACGACAGCATGGGCGGGCGTAAGCCCTCCATTCTGGAACCTTTGACCAGACCCCGCCCCAGAGACCTGGCCTACTCTCAGCTCTCTCCCCAGTATCACAACCTGAGCTACAGCTCCAGCCCAGAGTACACATGCAAACCATCACACAGCATCTGGGAGCGCTTCAAACTCAACCGGAAGCGGCACAAAGACGAGGAGGAATATATGGCGGCCGGCCACGCCCTGCGCAAAAAGGTCCAGTTTGCCAAAGATGAGGATCTTCACGACATCTTAGACTACTGGAAAGGTGTGTCTGCCCAGCACAAGTCCTGAGTCCTCATGCAGCTCATGACTTAACACTAACTGGACCAAAAGAAACCCGCAGCGGCTATTTTTATCCAGACTGTCtttcaaacaaaccaaccaaccataaATTATGAGAAAAATCTATAATTAGTCTATATAAtagatgagagagaaagagattacaAAAGATCTCATGTTTAAGAGATACGCACCAAATTTGAACACAAAGACTCTTAAAAAAAACGAACCTATGGagtgaaaaaaaagtttttgttttttaaaaaaaaaaaaaaaaaaagaaagaaaaaatatataaaaaggggtGGAGGTTGGGGCAGAGATTTGAGGTCTGGAGTATTCCAATGTTGCATCGCATGATTCCCTATTCCGTGATTTTGTGGATTCTTTGTGTACAGTTTGTcttcttctttctccttcccttccaaacaaaacaaaacaaaacaaaaaccaaaaagagACCAGAAGGAGAAAGTTCCTTTGGGCTTTTTGCAAATGGAGTCTTCCAGCTTAGACTTTCATCCAGTCGAAGGCTCGTTCATGTGTTCATTCACTGGGAGGTTTTACCACATGTTGCATTGTAAACCGAAGTTGTCCTACTGTACAGAGAAAATTTCTATATTTGCAATGTTTGCTGTATaacaagaaagagagagaaaaaataatattacatctactaaatatatatatatatatatattcacctGTTTGTACCAGGTTTTAATCATGGATTTTAGACAAGAGGTTGCATTTGATTTggagggtgtttttgtttgtttgtttgggcggggggggttgatgctggtgtgggattTTGGAGGGTGGgcgttggttttttgtttgttttgttttttccctccgGTGAATGTCTGTGTTTCGAGTTCTGATTGATTCCAAGTGCACTACGAAAAAAGGCACATTCTAATAGAAAACCAGCGTCCCTCTCGTTATTCCGTTCAAGGGATGGGAGCCTGCCTCCTCTGGGAGCTGGAAAGGGGACCGGAGTGGAGGGACCTCTCTCTGCCCATTTGGTGCAACTGACCAGGCACCATTTGATTGCCAAATAAACacgccagtctctctctctctctttagctgGATGTGTTTAGAAGGCAGTGGAAATTCTGAACATAAAATGGAACCCGTCTCTGTGGGAAGGGGCAGTGGTAGCCAGAAGGTTAGGGTAGGGCTAAGTCATTGGTACTAGAGTAtagactgatttttttaaagccaggAGGAACTATGACaccatctactctgacctcctgcatattacacaggccagaggatctcacccagtgattcctgcatccagccaaTAGCTTGATGGACCCAGAGCATGTTTTAGCACCGCTAGCTACTGGCCCATCCCAGAGACATGGGCCCTGTCCCCTGCTACTGGCCCTCCTGCAGCCTGCGAGTTGTGTTGGAATGATCCTGCCCTGGGTGATGGTGAAATACTCCTCCTGCATGTCTACAGCATACGAGGAGGCAGCGGCAAGAATGACTTATCTGCTATTCCCCAGCGAGAGTGTACTGCATAGTTAATGGATGGCAGCGATCATTGTGAATGAGTCAGCCTGTCTCACCCCCTTACTCTGTAGTGTAGTCATCCGTGCTTCTGGGGGTGGAAGTGAATGGtctccccatctcctcctccaagaGAGATGCAGTCAGGTGGTGGGTTTTCCCCCAGTATGAATGAAAAGGTGCTAAACATTCAAAGCCTGCTCCTGTGCCAAGCAAAAGTGACTTCAGGCCCTCAGACCTGTGCACCCCTTAACCACCTCAGCCCTGCCTCTTACATTTTTTGCCATTCCGGTGCATGACATAGCTCCAATGGGTATTGGCGTCTCAGTCTTGGCTAGGGTAGCTAAATTGAAAGGACATGAATGGGAAGGGCAATACATGGgacatcccagccctgcccacccccatgAGGCAGCACCGGCTGTTTGAGGTCAATAGACAGCCCTCTCTTCTCCagagctctgtgcagcacaaAGGGCAGCATCCCAGGCGAGTTCGGCGAGGAGAGCACCTCTGTGGTGTCTCtggggcagaagaggaagaggcatGGGCACCACTGAGTCTCTCGCGTGGCTTTGGAAGGTCACTCTGAAGAGCAGCTGACTTTGGCAGCATCAGCATTAGTGACATCGATGGCATTAGCAAGACGACGACGTGTGGTCTAGTACAGAGCCTGGAGGCAAGACACCAGGCGTCTACGCCCAGCTCAGACgctgaccttggggaagtcacttagacTGTGTCTGctctgcagctgggactggagccTCCCGGGCCGGGTAGAGAGACTCACGATAGCGGGGCTAAGGCTAGCATGCTGAGAATAGctgtgtggatgttgtggcactGGGAGAGGCTCAGGCTAGCTACCAAGCTCAGACCCAGGCTTAGGGTGGGCTTGAGCTAGAGTGGCTCGCTTGAGCATCCACTAGGGCCGCACCGTCCacgcagctatttttagtgcactagcgtGAGCCCCACCGGTACACGTCCAGCTGCACGGGCTGGGCggctcgctcccagctgcagggtagacataccctgcaGTGCAGACGTGGCCACTCATTTTTCACTGCCCGACCTGCGGCACCTTGGGGCCCATTTTTGAATTGCTGAGCAGGAGCCGTAGATTCATAGCAGCTCTGAAAAGTCAGGCTCTCGGTGTCTCTGGCTGAGCTCGAAATAGTGAGTCACCCCAAAGCAGcagtcaattttgaaaatgtgggcctgAATAAcagctctgagcctcagtttccctagctcTAAAATGAGGCTGCACTATTCCCTACTTGGTACGGGGCATGTTTTGAGGCTCAGTTCATACATGGGTGTAATAGCCTTTGAGAAGTTCAGCGGGAAGAAGTCGCAGCAGGACAAACTAGCACTGAGACAATGTCCAGGTGGAAATGAAAGCACCAGTGGCCCTTCACAGGGGCTAGCCTGTGTCTCAACCAGCCATCGCTCTAACATGAAAACAGGTGCTGCAGGGCCAGTATCTAACACCCGAGTGTGTCCAATAAGCCAAGACCTACATTAACAACATCTCTTCAGCCCCAAGACAACCTCCACGAGACAGAGCTCACCACGTCGAGCTTGGACCTTGGGACACAGTGACAGGCACCACTGCAGAGGCTTAAGCCCATGTGCCGGGCTGACGGAGAAGTCCCTGTTGTGAGGAAGGGGCTGAGTTGGAAGGGAAAAGCCGCCTCCAAGTGTAAATTCAGACCCGCTGTAACGCGTGGGGAAATGAGTTCTGCCCTTTATAGGAAAAGAGCAGTGGAGAATCTCAGGATCTTTCATGGTGACAAGCCTGGGGGACGGATTGCGCCATGCATGATACAAAACATGGCTagttctctctctgctcctcttgTGAGTGCAAGTCCCACACCAAGCACTGGGCTCACACCTGACATGGACATTTCAGCGGAGAATAAGATTGTACTGCATGGAGGCACCATGCTTCAAATGAGACATTAACACAATCTTGTTATCTTTTGGGCATCCCTGAGGTAGTAACACCAGAACTCTGTCCAATGTGCCCTCTGTCAATACAACAGCTTCTACAGACGGTGGTTGTGTGGTGAGCTCTTtctgagggtatatctacactacagggccCATAGCAACATAGTTACGGCACTATAGCTGTACTGGCATCACCCCAtactgtagacacagcctacactgATGGAAGACGTTTTTTCCCATCAGTTTAGGaccaccacctccccaaatggcagtagttaggttgaccaaagcattcttccattgctCTAGCTGTGCCTACACATGtggttaggtcggcatagctacCTTGGTTGGGTGTTGGGTGGCTATTTCACACCGCTGACCAAAGTAGCTAagtcaacctaaattttaagtgtagaccaggcctaagcctaCAGTGGCCATCGCATTTGCTGACACAGTCACTGCCCTGCGGCCACGTGACGTAGTGATTTGAGAAAGCCTGAGTATTGTATCCAAAGCAAAGccccactgtgttctgttcccaaCGTGTGTCTGGCTGCCATTGTCAAGTCACCTTTCAGGAGGACACTTAGCCCAAGCTGGCAGGCACTAGGGCCCAGGAACAGGCTGTGTCCTATTGTCTTATTTCAATATTTCAGAGTGATTTTGACAGACGTTCTTGCAAAAGGTTATGTTTGTTCAGAAAGTGAGCTGAGCGAGGGAGACACAGAGCAGGCTGAGAAGTGCACGAGTTCATTCCCCGTGGTTATTTCTGTAGACAACAAGCCATTAACGGGGTTTCATTATAAAAGACAGACAATTTCCCCAGGAATATATTCACTCAGCATAAATAAAGGCAGGTTTCATCAGCTCCTCAAAGTGCCCCAGAGCTTCTGCCAGGCACACAGCTTCCAGCATCTTATTCACCTGTCACAGAGGTGAGCCCTGGGGGTAGGGCAGGGAAAAGCACCCCCTTGCTTTAGTACTGATGACTAAGCGAGTTCGTCACCCAGGTTCCCGCTCTTTTCACATCTACTGAGGGCCTCCTGGAGAACTGGGACTGCAGAGGGATACATCAACAAGAGAGACACTGATTGAGGGCAGGGCACCCTTGGCCTGCTTGCAGCATCTCCTGAGGTGGATGGATTTGGGGCATTCAGTCACGGGGGAGTTTATAACAGACTCAGTTGGCCCTAGGAGCTCAGGACGAGCTGTGATTACAGGGCAAGGAAGAGAGCACTGCCTAAGGGTATGTGCTGTCTTCACGCCACAACCCCAGTCAAGGAGCTGTAGGTAGCCAGTCAGTTACAAGGCAGGAAACGCTATGAAGCCAAGGCTCTGCAGCTACCAGGGTGTAGTCAATGTAGGTCAGACGCCAGCGCTAGTGAGTGCACACAGGTGCCCTACACCCTGGCACTCCGGGTATAGCAGGCCTTGGCACAGTCTGAAGGCTCCTCACAGCCCAGTCTCTAGTTCTAGCCAGTGAGTGATGGGGCTCAAAGACTCTGGGGCCAAAGAGAAAGCCCCACATTGCACTGTCCCCAGCTCCCTATAGCATAGGTGTTACAAATGAAGGGGCCATTTCTCTCTTTTGGGCCTGAGCAAAAGCCAAGCTACACTCCCCCAAACCCGGCCACAACACAAGCATTGGTGTTCCCCACCACCCGGAGCCCAGTCCTCAGCACAAAGATCTGAGTCCCACATTCTAGTCCCTGGCCACAGTATTAAGGTACGTGCCCCATAGGCCGTTCCCTGGCCATAGTGTAGGTATTTGACCCATATTCCGCTCCCTGGCCAGTAGCATGGGTGCAGTCCATATTCCCGTTTCTGGTGGTAGACAATGTGCATGTGCCTCTCCTGGTTCTTTGCACACATGAAATGCTTTcctcagaccctggctcacgtgAAGGTGCACTTCCCCACCACTACAGCAGGTGGGTCTATCCAtaagccagtcccctgccctgcaaTGCACTGGATCCCGGTCCCTGGTGCAAGCCTGGTCCACGGCCCTTGCGATCGTTCATTTTACTTGCTTTTCTTTCACCCCAAAGCACAAGGTGTCTCAGAGACAAACTGACCCAACAGGGGATTCCAGCTAAAAGTCCCCCTCTCCTCACTTgacctttctcctcccctgggGCAATGGTGAGGTTCAGAGTGAAAGAGCAGTGCCCCGGGGTAGTAACCCCATCTAGTTCTCCTGCACTTCCAACAACACAGCCTCACCTGGGCTTGAGAGTCCACAGCAAATGCACAAGCTGAAGAACCAGGATCCCTGAACCTCTCACTGGGGCTTTTCCTGAGCAAGTTTTAATACACAAGGGAACACAGAGCCTGGAGCCTCcatgctgcaggggctgtgaTGGGATAAAACCCATCCAGGTTTATGGTCCTGTGAGCAATCCTTCCTGTCAGTCTCCCAGAGGAATCCCACGGCCTTCAGGGACCAAGACCTGGCACGAGAAGTACGAGGGCATCACAGAGTGGAGAAGCAGCTTAAACCAGCCAGAAGACAAGCACCCTACTCTCCAACTGCACACAGGAGTGCAGATGTCCACCTACAtagctgcccctccccagccacagaAAGTCCAGGCCCCAGCCCATTCCTAGAATGGAGACAGAGGTCAGGGTCCCTCCATGGACCAATGAGGAGGCAGatctgtctggttctctgcccagccccaGAAAACAACATAGAAGCAAGGATGgacttgtgattaaggcactgggctgggacccaggagatctgggct includes the following:
- the ELFN1 gene encoding protein ELFN1, whose protein sequence is MAGRRWAVTSALCVCVAAVSLLHAGGVRADCWLIEGDKGFVWLAICSQNQPPYESIPQQINSTIVDLRLNDNKIKSVQYSSLSRFGNLTYLNLTKNEISYIEDGAFSGQFNLQVLQLGYNRLRNLTEGILRGLGKLEYLYLQANLIEAVTPNAFWECPNIVNIDLSMNRIQRLDSNTFRGLNKLSVCELYSNPFYCSCELLGFLQWLEGFTNMTRTYDRMQCDSPPDYTGYFLLGQGRTGYRNALGMLSTLCTGSSYTMIPRFIPPRYQVTTAPSESPCSDEECFSGDGTTPQVSLHTPVGDTEMRPNIRVKHLTHNSATLTVQIPYPFSKMYILAQYENGFSSIVTKLKKQKEDIELTNLVAQRDYTYCVVSLHHVLRYNHTCLTLSPNKMSREDPVPTPSTATHYIMTILGCLFGMVIVLGVVYYCLRKRRQQEEKHKKAAGSMKKTIIELKYGPEIETTSITQLSQGQMLGVETVTRIPYLPSAGEVEQYKLIDSSETPKATKGNYMEVRTGEQPERRECELSMPPDSQSSVAEISTITKEVDKVNQIINNCIDALKSESTSFQGVKSGAISTAEPQLVLLSEQISGKHGFLSPVYKESYSHPLQRHHSMEAPPKRSSTSSSGSIRSPRSFRSEGSGHKSEAKYIEKTSPTADTILTVTPAAAILRAEAEKIRQYSEHRHSYPGSHQGEQHDSMGGRKPSILEPLTRPRPRDLAYSQLSPQYHNLSYSSSPEYTCKPSHSIWERFKLNRKRHKDEEEYMAAGHALRKKVQFAKDEDLHDILDYWKGVSAQHKS